The genomic DNA AAAATAAAAGCGGAGCAAAAGGAGCAGATGTCAATATTTTTGTTCCTGTTGGAACACAAGCTTTTGAAGAAGACGGTAACAGCATTATTTGTGACTTAGTAGAAAAAGGACAACGTATTCTATTAGCACCTGGAGGCAGTGGCGGTTTTGGCAATACAAGATTCAAGTCATCAACTAATCAAGCTCCTAAATATGCTAATCTAGGCTTACCTGGACAAGAAAAAATAATTTTGCTTAAATTAAAAGTAATAGCTGATGTTGGCATTATTGGGCTTCCTAACGCAGGAAAATCAACTTTTTTAAGAGCAGCTACAAAAGCAAAGCCAAAAATTGCAGATTATCCATTTACCACTTTATATCCTAACTTAGGATTAGCAAAAGTAGGATACGATGAATTTATACTAGCCGATATTCCTGGAATTATAAAAAATGCTCATAAAGGCGCAGGAATTGGCGATAGATTCCTGAAACATACAGAACGAACACACATTCTATTACATCTTATCTCTGCTCTTGAAGAAGATGTAATAGATGCATATGAATCTATATCACACGAGTTATCTGCTTATAATAGCGAATTAAGCAAAAAGTTAGAAATAGTTGCACTATCGCAAATAGATATGGTTGACCATAATGTGCTCGCAAAAAAACAAGCTGATCTTTGCTACATATGCAATCAAACTCCATTTGCATTATCGTCTATTACAGGCAGAGGAATATCAGATATATTACAATATATTCACGATAAAATCATGTTCTTGCGCGAAAAAGAAAAGGACTAAAAATCTTTTTTTTTCACCATATGCTTTTACTTTTAATCTTATTTAACCCGGAATATTAGAGGGAAAATATCTAAATAAGTAGATATAACCATCCTATTGCGGTGTTATTCGAACATAATTAAACGTTTAATATAAAAAATAATTAATAAATTGAATTAAGGTATTAAGAAATAAAACATATATCTTTAAAATTTAAAAAATATTGATTCGAATAGATATTGAAAATAATTGCTTTTTATATAATACGTTTTCAATATTTTACAGAAAATATTATATATAATATCATTATTATACATAATTTTTTCATATATAAATAGCAGCAAAATAAAAAACATGGATCGTATCTAAATATTTAAAAGGGAATAAAGATATAAAATAGATCAAACTTTAATATATTATATATTTAAAAATATTATATTGTCTCTTAAACCAAGAGAATAAACATACATGCAAATAAATAAATATCTCAAAAGTGCTATACGCATGCCTAATGCAAAATCAGGCATGAAAATCGGATTATTCGGAGGAACTTTTGATCCTCCGCATCACGGACATATATCAATAGCTAATATTGCCATTAAGAAGCTTGATTTAGATCAATTATGGTGGATTATTACACCATATAATCCTTTTAAGAATTGTAAGTCGATATCACCTCTTATAAATCGCATTGAATTAAGCAAAGCATTAGTAAAAAATCCAATTATACGTATCACCGCATTTGAATATTCTCTTAATCATACAAATAATACTATTGATACAATACTTAAGATAAAAGCTCATAACAAATCAGTTAATTTTGTATGGATAATGGGAGCAGATAATATAACAAAATTCCATCGTTGGTATCAATGGAAAAGGATTGTAACAACAGTGCCTATCGCAATTATTGATAGATGTGGAACAACTCTAAATTATATATCATCTCCAATGGCAAAAGCATTTAAATATGCTCAATTAGATGAATCAATAAGCAATAACTTATGCAAAATAGCAGCACCGTCTTGGATATTTATTCATAACAAACACCACTTAATAAGCTCTACACTCATCAGAAAATATAGAAATGATATCGACTTAAAATAAATATTTTATATTAATTGAATAGATGAGCCAAACATAATGATGAAATTAATAAAATATGCTCAGAAAACATAATTAAGATTTATGATAATAATTGATTGGTGCGCCCGAAGAGATTCGAACTCCTGACCCCCAGATTCGTAGTCTGGTACTCTATCCAGCTGAGCTACGGGCGCAAAAATAATATACCCTGTTCTATGTAAAGCGATATTAATTAGATTGCAATAATAGTTTATAAAAAAAGTCAAATTTGATAAAAAATCAATAATATCTTAAAATAGATAAAAATGATATCTAATCAGGAATTATTAATTTGTATATTAACCCATAACAACATCATATACATATACAGGAAAAAGTATATATATGTAGCTTTGTTTTTATTGCTTATATAAACCTAATTTAAAATAATATTATACTGCACTAAATAAATATAATCTAACCATTACCACCAATATTTATAATAAGATACATCCCATTACAAGTCTAATCAATAAGAACACATAATCAAATGAAATATATCATATACATGTCAAAAATGTTATATAAACATCCTAATTTTGAAAAAACAATTCAAATTAAACCAACATAATATATAAAATAAATATTGAATAAGTATAAAACTAAAAATTTCCAAAACAAGCTTCTAGCAACTTAATTTGCGTTTGAACATGATTTATATTATCAGGGAAACTATCAAAATTATTACCATAAATTTCTTTATCTAGAGATATTATCCTATTCTGAAGATGCAATGAACGTTCTACAAGGTTCTTAAAAAAACACGGCATATCATTCCATTCAGGACTATCATAGTCTATCTCATCAACATTAAACTGTATTTTCTTCTTCTCTGTGATTACTTGCTCAAGGGACATTTCTTTATCTTCAAAAGCACGTTGCAATAATAACCAAGAAATCATTTGCATCAAACGCGTAGTTAAAAGAACTGATTCAGAAATATATA from Candidatus Liberibacter americanus str. Sao Paulo includes the following:
- the obgE gene encoding GTPase ObgE; this encodes MKFLDEAKIYIKSGDGGAGCVSFRREKFIEFGGPDGGSGGNGGNVWIEAVDNLNTLIDFRYQQHFKAKSGNKGMRQNKSGAKGADVNIFVPVGTQAFEEDGNSIICDLVEKGQRILLAPGGSGGFGNTRFKSSTNQAPKYANLGLPGQEKIILLKLKVIADVGIIGLPNAGKSTFLRAATKAKPKIADYPFTTLYPNLGLAKVGYDEFILADIPGIIKNAHKGAGIGDRFLKHTERTHILLHLISALEEDVIDAYESISHELSAYNSELSKKLEIVALSQIDMVDHNVLAKKQADLCYICNQTPFALSSITGRGISDILQYIHDKIMFLREKEKD
- a CDS encoding nicotinate-nucleotide adenylyltransferase — encoded protein: MQINKYLKSAIRMPNAKSGMKIGLFGGTFDPPHHGHISIANIAIKKLDLDQLWWIITPYNPFKNCKSISPLINRIELSKALVKNPIIRITAFEYSLNHTNNTIDTILKIKAHNKSVNFVWIMGADNITKFHRWYQWKRIVTTVPIAIIDRCGTTLNYISSPMAKAFKYAQLDESISNNLCKIAAPSWIFIHNKHHLISSTLIRKYRNDIDLK
- a CDS encoding DUF1465 family protein; this translates as MSNLVSGSISFINRTVSSIRLRVLYEESMSLVEEASSYFDEEGLSLSKLLPRVSSSLYISESVLLTTRLMQMISWLLLQRAFEDKEMSLEQVITEKKKIQFNVDEIDYDSPEWNDMPCFFKNLVERSLHLQNRIISLDKEIYGNNFDSFPDNINHVQTQIKLLEACFGNF